A DNA window from Deinococcus sonorensis KR-87 contains the following coding sequences:
- a CDS encoding serine hydrolase domain-containing protein — protein MAQGLPGAALGVVWRGGERQTLVLGQAQRVPEPLPLDAGMSWDLASLTKPLFTARAVLLALQDGLLDLDDPLSDFLPELAWMQDTPLRQRTLRQLMTHTSGLPAWAPMYTWGDVSLIRARLLQEAWPLGEPVYSDLNYILLGLVLERVRGVPLRDFPMPDGFTAAPDPQRSVTTEHCAWRDRLLRGEVHDENAAALGGLPGHAGLFGTLDGVLDQAQALLEGRWLSRAATELATRPQTEGRTLVFVRDQPGWSGGSLCTPGAYGHTGFTGTGLWVDPGHDRAWVLLTSRVHPSRHTSIDIQRLRRAVGNTVQAMDPA, from the coding sequence ATGGCCCAGGGGCTGCCGGGCGCGGCGCTGGGCGTGGTATGGCGCGGCGGTGAACGGCAGACGCTGGTGCTGGGGCAGGCGCAGCGGGTGCCGGAGCCGCTGCCGCTGGACGCCGGCATGTCCTGGGACCTGGCCAGCCTGACCAAGCCGCTGTTCACCGCGCGGGCGGTGCTGCTGGCCCTGCAGGACGGCCTGCTGGACCTGGACGATCCGCTCTCGGACTTCCTGCCGGAACTGGCCTGGATGCAGGACACCCCGCTGCGGCAGCGCACCCTGCGCCAGCTGATGACCCACACCAGCGGCCTGCCCGCCTGGGCGCCGATGTACACCTGGGGCGACGTGTCGCTGATCCGCGCGCGGCTGCTGCAGGAAGCGTGGCCGCTGGGCGAGCCGGTCTACAGCGACCTGAACTACATCCTGCTGGGGCTGGTGCTGGAGCGGGTGCGCGGCGTGCCGCTGCGCGACTTCCCGATGCCGGACGGCTTCACGGCGGCCCCGGACCCGCAGCGCAGCGTAACAACAGAGCACTGCGCCTGGCGGGACCGCCTGCTGCGCGGTGAGGTCCACGACGAGAACGCCGCCGCGCTGGGCGGGCTGCCGGGCCACGCCGGGCTGTTCGGGACGCTGGACGGGGTGCTGGATCAGGCACAGGCGCTGCTGGAGGGCCGCTGGCTGTCCCGGGCCGCCACCGAGCTGGCCACACGGCCACAGACGGAGGGGCGTACCCTGGTGTTCGTGCGCGACCAGCCGGGCTGGAGCGGCGGCAGCCTGTGTACGCCCGGCGCCTACGGGCACACCGGCTTCACCGGCACCGGCCTGTGGGTGGACCCCGGCCACGACCGCGCCTGGGTGCTGCTCACCAGCCGGGTGCATCCGTCCCGGCACACCAGCATCGACATTCAACGGCTGCGGCGGGCCGTGGGCAACACGGTGCAGGCCATGGACCCGGCTTGA
- a CDS encoding ABC transporter permease, whose protein sequence is MTAVPDGSPVRAAGPLSLAWRRYRRSRMGVVGGWLLIVLYLSALFAGFLSPYNITTQHQGSEYQPPQAIHVMYQGRLRTPFVYGFTQKRDPVTFARKSVEDRANPLPLRLFVHGEPYRFFGIQTDLHLFGAQGGNYYPFGTDQLGRDLFSRTLVGGQVSLTVGLIGVLLSFAIGIVMGGLSGYYGGVIDNLIQRVVEVLLSFPRLPILLALSTLIPARWPSTWVYLGIVAVLALIGWAGLARVLRGQVLSLRQVEYVSAAQAIGARDLRVILRHITPNLSSFLLVTATLSLPGYILGESALSFLGLGIKEPMTSWGLLLADARREGFQTLNLYPWLLLPGLFLFVTILAFNFFGDALRDAADTSNRT, encoded by the coding sequence ATGACCGCCGTGCCGGACGGCAGCCCGGTGCGGGCCGCCGGGCCACTCAGCCTGGCGTGGCGGCGCTACCGCCGGTCACGGATGGGCGTGGTGGGCGGCTGGCTGCTGATCGTGCTGTACCTCAGCGCGCTGTTCGCGGGCTTCCTGTCGCCGTACAACATCACCACCCAGCACCAGGGCAGCGAGTATCAGCCGCCCCAGGCGATCCATGTGATGTACCAGGGGCGGCTGCGCACGCCGTTCGTGTACGGCTTCACCCAGAAGCGCGACCCGGTGACGTTCGCCCGCAAGAGCGTGGAGGACCGCGCCAATCCCCTGCCGCTGCGGCTGTTCGTGCACGGCGAGCCGTACCGCTTCTTCGGCATTCAGACCGACCTGCACCTGTTCGGGGCGCAAGGCGGCAACTACTACCCCTTCGGCACCGACCAGCTGGGCCGCGACCTGTTCTCGCGCACGCTGGTCGGCGGGCAGGTCAGCCTGACGGTGGGCCTGATCGGGGTGCTGCTGTCGTTCGCCATCGGCATTGTGATGGGCGGCCTGAGCGGCTACTACGGCGGCGTCATCGACAACCTGATTCAGCGGGTGGTGGAGGTGCTGCTCAGCTTCCCGCGCCTGCCGATCCTGCTGGCGCTCAGCACCCTGATTCCGGCGCGCTGGCCCAGCACCTGGGTGTACCTGGGCATCGTGGCGGTGCTGGCACTGATCGGCTGGGCCGGACTGGCGCGGGTGCTGCGCGGGCAGGTGCTGTCGCTGCGGCAGGTGGAGTACGTGTCGGCGGCGCAGGCCATCGGCGCGCGCGACCTGCGGGTGATCCTGCGGCACATCACGCCCAACCTCAGCTCGTTCCTGCTGGTCACGGCGACCCTCTCGCTGCCCGGCTACATCCTGGGCGAGAGCGCGCTGAGCTTCCTGGGCCTGGGCATCAAGGAACCGATGACCAGCTGGGGCCTGCTGCTGGCCGATGCCCGCCGCGAGGGCTTCCAGACGCTCAACCTGTACCCCTGGCTGCTGCTGCCGGGCCTGTTCCTGTTCGTGACCATCCTGGCCTTCAACTTCTTCGGTGACGCTCTGCGCGACGCCGCCGACACCAGCAACCGTACCTAG
- a CDS encoding anhydro-N-acetylmuramic acid kinase, with product MSGTSADGIDAVLLELPGWPALGSGAAFPALQGGGPRGRVVAHTFTPYPPDLREAVLAAMRSDSHTAALTQLHWWLGEALLAAAAPLAASADLIAMHGQTVQHQPRVDPAVGWGRPATLQLGEAAVVAQGTGRPVVANFRAADVAAGGQGAPLVPYADWALLSEAGMRRSVHNLGGISNLTYLPGLDPAGVLAFDTGPANCLMDEAAQRAGLTCDEGGHLARQGTVHQPTLEAWLEHPEFLRPPPKSTGRETWRLDRLPAPVVLSVPDLAATATAFTAHSIAAAYQRWVLPLGLDEVVVAGGGARNPELMRQLAAALDPVPLRTFAELGWDRAGFSDSTREAAAFAFLGYARAQRWPNTLPHTTGARSAVLAGTLAEDAHA from the coding sequence ATGAGCGGCACCAGCGCCGACGGCATCGACGCGGTCCTGCTGGAGCTGCCCGGCTGGCCCGCGCTGGGCAGTGGCGCCGCGTTTCCGGCGCTTCAGGGCGGGGGACCGCGCGGCCGGGTGGTGGCCCACACCTTCACCCCGTACCCGCCCGACCTGAGGGAGGCGGTGCTGGCGGCCATGCGCAGCGACAGTCACACAGCCGCGCTGACCCAGCTGCACTGGTGGCTGGGCGAGGCGCTGCTCGCCGCGGCAGCCCCGCTGGCCGCGTCTGCCGACCTGATTGCCATGCACGGCCAGACGGTGCAACACCAGCCGCGGGTGGACCCGGCCGTCGGCTGGGGGCGGCCCGCCACGCTGCAGCTGGGCGAGGCGGCGGTGGTGGCGCAGGGCACCGGCCGGCCAGTGGTGGCCAACTTCCGGGCGGCGGATGTGGCCGCCGGCGGGCAGGGCGCCCCGCTGGTCCCCTACGCCGACTGGGCGCTCCTCTCGGAGGCCGGCATGCGCCGCAGCGTCCATAATCTGGGCGGCATCAGCAACCTCACCTACCTGCCGGGCCTGGACCCGGCCGGGGTGCTGGCCTTCGACACCGGCCCGGCCAACTGCCTGATGGATGAGGCGGCCCAGCGGGCGGGCCTGACCTGCGACGAGGGCGGACACCTGGCCCGGCAGGGCACCGTGCACCAGCCCACCCTGGAGGCCTGGCTGGAGCACCCGGAGTTCCTGCGGCCGCCACCCAAATCCACCGGCCGCGAGACGTGGCGGCTGGACCGGCTGCCGGCCCCAGTCGTCCTCAGCGTGCCGGACCTGGCGGCCACCGCCACCGCCTTCACCGCCCACAGCATTGCCGCCGCGTACCAGCGCTGGGTGCTGCCGCTGGGTCTGGACGAGGTGGTGGTGGCCGGCGGCGGCGCCCGCAACCCGGAGCTGATGCGGCAGCTGGCCGCCGCGCTGGACCCGGTGCCGCTGCGCACCTTCGCGGAGCTCGGCTGGGACCGGGCCGGCTTCAGCGACAGCACCCGCGAGGCCGCCGCCTTCGCGTTTCTCGGCTACGCCCGCGCCCAGCGCTGGCCCAACACCCTGCCCCATACCACCGGCGCACGCTCAGCGGTGCTGGCCGGCACCCTCGCGGAGGACGCGCATGCCTGA
- the murQ gene encoding N-acetylmuramic acid 6-phosphate etherase has protein sequence MPEFRPTEAVHPLHHDLDQLDSASIVTALIEDQHQAVQAVQRAGPALARAAELASERLAQGGRLIYVGAGTSGRLGLLDATELTPTFSWPPERALTLLAGGLGAVTRAVEGAEDDMRAGRDDLQALSPTPNDVVIGVAASGTTPYVLAALELARQRGALTIGIANNPGTPLLTVPHCAVLLDTGPEVISGSTRLKAGTSQKIALNTLSSTIMVRLGKVLGNLMVDLQATNLKLQQRALRLVMIATGASEADASQALLQASGRVKTAIVMLGRQVSLDEAERRLETHHGRARAALEAE, from the coding sequence ATGCCTGAGTTCAGACCCACCGAAGCGGTTCACCCGCTGCACCACGACCTTGACCAGCTGGACAGTGCCAGCATCGTCACCGCCCTGATTGAGGACCAGCATCAGGCAGTGCAGGCGGTGCAGCGGGCCGGACCCGCGCTGGCCCGGGCGGCCGAACTGGCCAGCGAACGGCTGGCCCAGGGCGGGCGCCTGATCTATGTGGGGGCCGGCACCAGCGGCCGGCTGGGCCTGCTGGACGCCACCGAGCTGACGCCCACCTTCTCGTGGCCACCGGAACGGGCGCTGACGCTGCTGGCTGGCGGCCTGGGGGCCGTGACCCGCGCGGTGGAGGGCGCCGAGGACGACATGCGGGCGGGCCGCGACGACCTGCAGGCGCTCAGCCCCACCCCGAACGACGTGGTAATCGGGGTGGCGGCCAGCGGCACCACCCCGTACGTGCTGGCCGCACTCGAACTGGCCCGGCAGCGCGGCGCCCTGACCATCGGCATCGCCAACAATCCCGGCACGCCGCTGCTGACCGTGCCGCACTGCGCGGTGCTGCTGGACACCGGCCCGGAGGTGATCAGCGGCAGCACCCGCCTGAAGGCCGGCACCAGCCAGAAAATCGCGCTCAACACGCTCTCCAGCACCATCATGGTGCGGCTGGGCAAGGTGCTGGGCAACCTGATGGTGGACCTGCAGGCCACCAATCTGAAGCTGCAGCAGCGGGCGCTGAGGCTAGTGATGATCGCCACCGGCGCCAGCGAAGCGGACGCCAGCCAGGCGCTGCTGCAGGCCAGCGGGCGGGTCAAGACCGCCATCGTGATGCTGGGCCGGCAGGTGAGCCTGGACGAGGCCGAGCGGCGGCTGGAAACGCACCACGGCCGCGCCCGCGCCGCGCTGGAGGCCGAGTGA
- a CDS encoding ABC transporter permease, whose amino-acid sequence MLNFVIRRVLGMIPTLLIISALCFFVIKLQPGSFTDQFLEDPRFTRETAAAISRQLGLDQPPVIQYLHWLWGVITRLDFGYSFLQNRPVVTVIGELLGWTVFVALITLLVSWVVAIPLGIYTAFRRHSAGAQVANVLGYVGLAIPDFLAALLLVALVLKFGGQNVGGLFSPRYIGVPWSWPRVLDLLNHLWIPVLAVGLEGVAGLMRQMRASMLDVLGQDYVRTARAKGVASNRVVWKHAVRNAINPLISLAGLSLPSLISGTIIISIVLNLPTIGPLLYDSLVNKDQYTALTLLMLSAFLLLIGNLLADVALAWADPRVRYA is encoded by the coding sequence GTGCTGAACTTTGTCATCCGCCGGGTGCTCGGCATGATTCCCACGCTGCTGATCATCAGCGCCCTGTGCTTTTTCGTGATCAAGCTGCAGCCCGGCAGCTTCACCGACCAGTTCCTGGAAGACCCGCGCTTCACCCGCGAAACGGCCGCCGCCATCTCACGGCAGCTGGGCCTGGACCAGCCGCCGGTGATCCAGTACCTGCACTGGCTGTGGGGCGTGATCACCCGGCTGGACTTCGGCTACAGCTTCCTGCAGAACCGCCCCGTCGTGACGGTGATCGGGGAGCTGCTCGGCTGGACCGTGTTCGTGGCGCTGATCACCCTGCTGGTCAGCTGGGTGGTGGCGATTCCGCTGGGCATCTACACCGCCTTTCGCCGCCACAGCGCCGGCGCGCAGGTGGCTAACGTGCTGGGGTACGTGGGGCTGGCCATTCCGGACTTTCTGGCCGCGCTGCTGCTGGTGGCGCTGGTGCTGAAGTTCGGCGGGCAGAACGTGGGCGGCCTGTTCAGCCCGCGGTACATCGGCGTGCCGTGGAGCTGGCCGCGGGTGCTGGACCTGCTCAACCACCTGTGGATTCCGGTGCTGGCGGTGGGGCTGGAAGGCGTGGCGGGCCTGATGCGCCAGATGCGCGCTTCCATGCTGGACGTGCTGGGCCAGGACTACGTGCGCACTGCCCGCGCCAAGGGCGTGGCCAGCAACCGGGTGGTGTGGAAGCACGCGGTGCGCAACGCCATCAACCCGCTGATCAGCCTGGCGGGACTGAGCCTGCCCAGCCTGATCAGCGGCACCATCATCATCAGCATCGTGCTGAACCTGCCGACCATCGGGCCGCTGCTCTACGACAGCCTGGTGAACAAGGACCAGTACACCGCGCTGACGCTGCTGATGCTCAGCGCCTTCCTGCTGCTGATCGGGAACCTGCTGGCCGACGTGGCGCTCGCGTGGGCCGACCCGCGCGTGAGGTACGCATGA
- a CDS encoding ABC transporter substrate-binding protein: MRPMRTLAHLTLPLAAITLLSAALAAPKKVSGYDKLGVVAGKTGGDMTLALGDSPQSLNYYGAIDNNLGLISQQLFDGLVEFNFSTYKLEPALAESWTVSPDGKTYTFKLRQGTKWSDGQDFTADDVVFTYDQIIENPEARAGDAATFMQNGKKIVFKALDKNTVQATLSQPAPAFLLQMRNFIMPKHKLLKYSVEGGAKAADINNAWPTNVAPAEVVGTGPFKLSSYTAGQKVSLTRNPNYWKVDAKGTKLPYLNSLSFLIIRDPQQQVAQFLAGNIDQLNISGSQFPDLKQKEVAGAPFKVIRSTALFGSPPFLAFNFDAKDAALAKVFSDLRFRTAIQSAINRPRLIDTVYNGLATLPGHGVAPANTAFYANTKSSLGSFDLKAAGAALDAMGLKVGSGGVRTLPNGKPLEFDLTYGTDSSTYPAIATILQNDFKQIGVKMNLRGILAKNLLSTGLSGDYEAILHAFGDQPDPELRRPIWEPGGALYYWHRSLQPAQDGGTPNVARMQPWEKDIYNIFEQAAVSPNPATRKALYTRWQLLFAHNLPVIPLLKPDNIGAISNKYGNYVYNLGVIPGYNPVPLIYQK; the protein is encoded by the coding sequence ATGCGACCGATGCGCACCCTGGCCCACCTGACCCTGCCGCTCGCGGCCATCACCCTGCTGAGCGCTGCTCTGGCCGCGCCGAAGAAGGTGAGCGGGTACGACAAACTGGGCGTGGTCGCCGGCAAGACCGGCGGCGACATGACGCTCGCCCTGGGGGACAGCCCCCAGAGCCTCAACTACTACGGCGCCATCGACAACAACCTGGGCCTGATCTCGCAGCAGCTGTTCGACGGGCTGGTGGAGTTCAACTTCTCCACCTACAAGCTGGAACCCGCCCTGGCCGAGAGCTGGACCGTCAGCCCCGACGGCAAGACCTACACCTTCAAGCTGCGTCAGGGCACCAAATGGAGTGACGGCCAGGACTTCACGGCCGACGACGTGGTGTTCACCTACGACCAGATCATCGAGAACCCCGAGGCGCGCGCCGGTGACGCCGCGACCTTCATGCAGAACGGCAAGAAGATCGTGTTCAAGGCGCTCGACAAGAACACCGTGCAGGCCACCCTCAGCCAGCCGGCGCCCGCCTTCCTGCTGCAGATGCGCAACTTCATCATGCCCAAGCACAAGCTGCTGAAGTACAGCGTGGAGGGCGGCGCGAAGGCCGCCGACATCAACAACGCGTGGCCCACCAACGTGGCGCCGGCCGAGGTGGTCGGCACCGGCCCCTTCAAGCTCAGCAGCTACACCGCCGGCCAGAAGGTCAGCCTGACGCGCAACCCCAACTACTGGAAAGTGGACGCCAAGGGCACCAAGCTGCCGTACCTCAACAGCCTGAGCTTCCTGATCATCCGCGACCCGCAGCAGCAGGTGGCGCAGTTCCTGGCCGGCAACATCGACCAGCTGAACATCAGCGGCTCGCAGTTCCCGGACCTGAAGCAGAAGGAGGTGGCGGGCGCCCCCTTCAAGGTGATCCGCAGCACCGCCCTGTTCGGCAGCCCGCCGTTCCTGGCCTTCAACTTCGACGCCAAGGATGCGGCGCTGGCCAAGGTCTTCAGCGACCTGCGCTTCCGCACGGCCATCCAGTCGGCCATCAACCGCCCGCGCCTGATCGACACGGTGTACAACGGGCTGGCCACCCTGCCGGGCCACGGCGTCGCGCCGGCCAACACCGCCTTCTACGCCAACACCAAGTCGTCGCTGGGCAGCTTTGACCTGAAGGCCGCCGGCGCCGCCCTGGACGCGATGGGCCTCAAGGTGGGCAGCGGCGGCGTGCGGACCCTGCCGAACGGCAAGCCGCTGGAATTCGACCTGACCTACGGCACCGACAGCAGCACCTACCCGGCCATCGCCACCATCCTGCAGAACGACTTCAAGCAGATCGGTGTCAAGATGAACCTGCGCGGCATCCTGGCCAAGAACCTGCTGTCCACCGGTCTGAGCGGCGACTACGAGGCGATTCTGCACGCCTTCGGCGACCAGCCGGACCCGGAACTGCGCCGGCCCATCTGGGAGCCGGGCGGGGCGCTGTACTACTGGCACCGCAGCCTGCAGCCGGCCCAGGACGGCGGCACGCCCAACGTGGCGCGCATGCAGCCGTGGGAGAAGGACATCTACAACATCTTCGAGCAGGCCGCCGTGTCGCCGAACCCGGCCACCCGCAAGGCGCTGTACACCCGCTGGCAGCTGTTGTTCGCCCACAACCTGCCGGTGATTCCGCTGCTGAAGCCCGACAACATCGGGGCGATCAGCAACAAGTACGGCAACTACGTCTACAACCTCGGCGTGATCCCCGGGTACAACCCGGTCCCGCTGATCTACCAGAAGTAA
- the phnF gene encoding phosphonate metabolism transcriptional regulator PhnF produces the protein MRSSLPTVPGADWGAVVDAGSATPIYLQVAAALARSIEQGQVPVGTALPAERELAARLGVSRVTVRQALARLTEQGLLERRQGSGTFVAPARIQHPLSELTSFSTDMAARGAHPGAQVLQFECVPPTALEAMTLALSPGERVYRVRRLRTADQEPLAVEQSTLPQRLVGELAAQDVQDHSLYQLLADRQLSLRRAIRKITAVSADPEQARLLQVPVGAALLATERLSWDGQGRPLEFASAHYRGDRYEFMMELQGGQP, from the coding sequence ATGCGATCCTCGCTGCCCACCGTGCCCGGCGCCGACTGGGGCGCCGTTGTCGATGCCGGCAGCGCCACGCCCATCTACCTGCAGGTGGCGGCGGCGCTGGCCCGCAGCATCGAGCAGGGTCAGGTCCCGGTGGGCACCGCCCTGCCGGCCGAGCGCGAACTGGCCGCCCGGCTGGGCGTGTCGCGGGTCACGGTGCGGCAGGCGCTGGCCCGCCTGACCGAGCAGGGCCTGCTGGAGCGGCGCCAGGGCAGCGGCACCTTCGTGGCGCCAGCGCGCATTCAGCACCCGCTCTCGGAGCTGACCAGCTTCAGCACCGACATGGCCGCGCGCGGCGCCCACCCCGGCGCCCAGGTGTTGCAGTTCGAGTGTGTGCCGCCCACCGCGCTGGAAGCGATGACGCTGGCACTGTCGCCGGGCGAGCGGGTCTACCGGGTCCGGCGACTGCGGACCGCTGACCAGGAGCCGCTGGCGGTGGAGCAGAGCACCCTGCCGCAGCGGCTGGTGGGCGAGCTGGCGGCCCAGGACGTGCAGGACCACAGCCTGTATCAGCTGCTGGCCGACCGCCAGCTGTCCCTCCGGCGGGCCATCCGCAAGATCACGGCGGTCAGCGCCGACCCGGAGCAGGCGCGGCTGCTGCAGGTGCCGGTCGGGGCCGCGCTGCTGGCCACCGAACGGCTCAGCTGGGACGGGCAGGGCCGGCCGCTGGAGTTCGCCTCGGCGCATTATCGGGGCGACCGCTACGAATTCATGATGGAGCTGCAGGGCGGTCAGCCTTGA
- a CDS encoding helix-turn-helix domain-containing protein, whose product MATRAASGSFPTVQVAVGSGLLRAGLQALLTQAGVPLVLSGGEVLLIDDSWLPDPALAGTPGGVVALGSVVWASLLPELVVGGWAALPADPAPAELLAAVLGAAAGLAVLPAALARRLDSEPDDEPLELPLEEVSLTPREREVLRLLAEGLSNKRLARALGVAESTVKFHVQAVYSKLEVASRTAAVTRGIQLGLVSV is encoded by the coding sequence ATGGCGACCCGGGCGGCATCCGGCTCCTTCCCCACCGTGCAGGTCGCGGTGGGGTCCGGGCTGTTGCGGGCGGGGCTGCAGGCCCTGCTGACCCAGGCGGGGGTGCCGCTGGTGCTGTCCGGCGGCGAGGTGCTGCTGATTGACGACAGCTGGCTGCCGGACCCGGCCCTGGCCGGCACGCCGGGCGGGGTGGTGGCGCTCGGCTCGGTGGTGTGGGCCAGCCTGCTGCCGGAGCTGGTGGTGGGCGGCTGGGCGGCCCTGCCGGCCGACCCGGCTCCGGCCGAACTGCTGGCGGCGGTGCTGGGTGCGGCCGCGGGGCTGGCGGTGCTTCCGGCAGCCCTGGCGCGCCGCCTGGACAGCGAGCCGGACGACGAGCCGCTGGAGTTGCCGCTGGAGGAAGTCAGCCTAACTCCCCGCGAGCGGGAGGTGCTGCGCCTGCTGGCGGAGGGGCTGAGCAACAAACGGCTGGCACGCGCGCTGGGGGTGGCGGAAAGCACCGTGAAATTCCACGTGCAGGCGGTCTACAGCAAGCTGGAGGTGGCGAGCCGCACAGCCGCCGTCACCCGCGGCATCCAGCTGGGGCTGGTGAGCGTCTAA
- a CDS encoding phosphotransferase family protein, producing the protein MEPPRPYAVSLTLADLPDEVRAMLAADTPLQEPPRQGRTSRVAFALDASGRPVVLKRSVGPHLEVIRREHRALCAVHPLGVPAPEPLLFLERAASAGLEGWLMTRRLPGITLEAALGAELDRAGRTALLTNFGAHLARLHATPPPPGLGGHDCLETVLASARRLNPAADVARFDPRRNRPPAPVALAFIHGDLFLVNVMTEGGRVTGLIDWSFAEVGDPRSDVAVAMHGLTRADQAAFAEGYGPAGRLTPAEAAYFVELALLF; encoded by the coding sequence ATGGAGCCCCCGCGCCCGTACGCCGTGTCCCTGACGCTCGCCGACCTTCCGGATGAGGTCCGGGCGATGCTCGCCGCCGACACGCCGCTTCAGGAGCCTCCGCGGCAGGGCCGCACCTCCCGCGTCGCCTTCGCGCTCGACGCCAGCGGCCGCCCCGTGGTGCTCAAGCGCTCTGTCGGACCACACCTGGAGGTGATCCGGCGCGAGCATCGCGCGCTCTGTGCCGTCCACCCGCTGGGCGTGCCGGCCCCTGAGCCCCTGCTGTTCCTCGAGCGGGCCGCATCGGCCGGGCTGGAAGGCTGGCTTATGACCCGTCGCCTGCCCGGCATAACCCTGGAGGCGGCGCTCGGTGCCGAGCTCGACCGTGCGGGGCGCACAGCGCTCCTCACAAACTTTGGTGCACACTTGGCGCGGCTGCACGCCACGCCGCCCCCTCCTGGCTTAGGTGGCCACGACTGTCTGGAGACGGTGCTGGCCTCCGCGAGGCGCCTGAACCCAGCGGCGGACGTGGCGCGGTTCGACCCGCGACGGAACCGGCCACCCGCGCCCGTCGCGCTGGCATTCATCCACGGTGATCTGTTCCTGGTCAATGTGATGACCGAGGGCGGGCGCGTCACGGGCCTGATCGACTGGTCGTTCGCGGAGGTCGGTGACCCGCGCTCCGACGTGGCGGTGGCGATGCATGGCCTGACACGGGCCGATCAGGCGGCCTTTGCTGAGGGATATGGACCGGCGGGGCGACTGACGCCCGCAGAGGCAGCGTACTTCGTGGAACTCGCGCTGCTCTTCTGA
- a CDS encoding S1C family serine protease produces MTNTTIQDLSSGLADTVETASRSVVMVLGGRPVSGTVVAPGQVLTAAHVLHDDDVKVRTADGRELSATVAGRDPATDLALLRVDGLDLEPLAAAGELRVGELLLAVGRPTHGVQASLGLVQRRPERGWMPAGAEPFRGVTGGALVSAAGQLVGVLNAGVQRGTLLAVPVERAMKVAALLAQDGRVPRGYLGVATQPVHFPEEREPQVPGAQEEQRRGPGPRGDFGPRGGPRGPWGREGGPRGPRRGRVGLTVVQLDEGSPAAQAGLLKGDVLLAVDGDAIRHPHELTAQVRERAGEALTLRVLRGGQEHDVTLTVGER; encoded by the coding sequence CCGTCAGCGGCACCGTGGTGGCTCCGGGCCAGGTGCTCACCGCCGCCCACGTGCTGCACGACGACGACGTGAAGGTGCGGACTGCCGATGGCCGCGAGCTGAGCGCCACCGTGGCCGGCCGCGACCCTGCCACCGATCTGGCCCTGCTGCGGGTGGACGGGCTGGACCTCGAACCGCTGGCGGCGGCCGGGGAGCTGCGGGTAGGTGAGCTGCTGCTGGCCGTGGGCCGGCCAACACACGGTGTCCAGGCCAGCCTGGGGCTGGTGCAGCGCCGGCCCGAACGCGGCTGGATGCCGGCCGGGGCCGAGCCGTTCCGCGGCGTGACCGGCGGAGCGCTGGTCAGCGCAGCCGGTCAGCTGGTGGGCGTGCTGAACGCCGGCGTGCAGCGCGGCACGCTGCTGGCGGTGCCGGTCGAGCGGGCCATGAAGGTGGCGGCGCTGCTGGCGCAGGACGGCCGGGTGCCGCGCGGGTACCTGGGCGTGGCGACCCAGCCGGTGCATTTCCCGGAAGAGCGGGAGCCACAGGTGCCTGGAGCTCAGGAGGAGCAGCGGCGTGGCCCCGGCCCGCGCGGCGACTTCGGTCCGCGTGGCGGTCCCCGTGGTCCGTGGGGCCGGGAGGGCGGGCCGCGCGGGCCCCGGCGTGGCCGGGTGGGCCTGACGGTGGTGCAGCTGGACGAGGGCAGCCCGGCTGCCCAGGCGGGTCTGCTGAAGGGCGACGTGCTGCTGGCCGTGGACGGTGACGCGATCCGTCATCCGCACGAACTGACGGCGCAGGTGCGGGAGCGGGCGGGCGAGGCCCTGACGCTGCGGGTGCTGCGCGGCGGCCAGGAACACGACGTGACGCTGACGGTGGGAGAGCGCTGA